A single Epinephelus lanceolatus isolate andai-2023 chromosome 22, ASM4190304v1, whole genome shotgun sequence DNA region contains:
- the plin2 gene encoding perilipin-2 codes for MAAAAVISNQNVVERVTSLPLVSSTYGLVSSVYTNTKDTHPYIRTVCEVAEQGVRTITSVALTTASPIIDKLEPQIAIANDLACKGLDKIEKTLPILHQPSEQIVSSAKDVVTTAKDVVTGKVSGAKGTVSDTLTSVVEKTRGAVQDGMDKTRAVVSGSVSTVLESRVARLVSSGVDTALSTSESLVEQYLPLTEDELELEAKTVKGFDNKEPSYYVRLGSLSTKLRKRAYTRAVARIRDGKQRSMEFISELNATVDVIEYGRKNIDGANRMVNNKLNSLMAWRSNGSHQENGHEAEVIESRTLTLARSLTQQLQTTCLVLVSSLQGLPSHIQQEVLSLGHSATQIYTSFSKANALGELPDSVLTSSRVQLGKMKDSLDHVMDYLVNNTPLNWLVGPFYPRIAPEPSHAAISGASSTQATSSRSSSAHLHHEEPMEVEMESLHSQQQ; via the exons atggcagcagctgcagttatCTCAAATCAG AATGTGGTGGAGAGGGTGACCAGCCTTCCTTTGGTGAGCTCCACCTATGGCTTGGTGTCCAGCGTGTACACCAACACCAAGGACACCCACCCTTACATCAGGACTGTGTGCGAGGTGGCAGAGCAGGGGGTCCGCACCATCACCTCCGTGGCCCTTACCACTGCGTCACCCATCATTGACAAGCTGGAGCCTCAGA TTGCCATCGCCAATGACCTGGCCTGTAAAGGTCTGGACAAGATTGAGAAGACACTGCCGATTCTCCACCAGCCGTCTGAGCAG ATTGTCTCCAGTGCCAAGGATGTGGTAACCACTGCTAAGGATGTCGTGACAGGCAAAGTGTCCGGTGCAAAGGGCACAGTCTCAGACACTCTGACCAGCGTCGTGGAAAAGACTCGGGGTGCAGTGCAGGATGGGATGGACAAGACCAGGGCGGTTGTCAGCGGGAGCGTCAGCACTGTGCTGGAGAGCAGAGTGGCCCGGCTGGTCAGCAGCGGAGTGGACACGGCCCTCAGCACCTCTGAGAGTCTGGTGGAGCAGTATCTGCCTCTGACAGAGGACGAGCTGG AGCTGGAGGCAAAAACTGTGAAAGGCTTCGACAACAAGGAGCCGAGCTACTACGTCCGCCTGGGCTCCCTCTCCACCAAGCTCCGCAAGCGGGCATACACCAGGGCCGTGGCCAGAATCCGAGACGGCAAGCAGCGGAGCATGGAGTTCATTTCTGAGCTGAATGCCACTGTTGACGTG ATTGAATATGGCAGAAAGAATATTGACGGGGCAAACAGGATGGTAAACAACAAGCTGAACTCTCTGATGGCGTGGAGGTCCAATGGTTCACACCAGGAGAATGGCCACGAGGCAGAG GTGATTGAGTCTCGCACCTTGACCCTGGCACGTTCCCTCACCCAGCAGCTCCAGACCACCTGTCTGGTCCTCGTCTCTAGCCTGCAGGGTCTCCCCAGCCACATCCAGCAGGAGGTGCTCTCCCTGGGCCACTCCGCCACACAGATCTACACCAGTTTCAGCAAGGCTAACGCACTGGGAGAGCTGCCAGACAGTGTGCTGACCAGCAGCAGAGTCCAGCTGGGCAAGATGAAGGATTCTCTCGACCACGTCATGGATTATCTGGTCAATAACACGCCACTCAACTGGCTGGTCGGTCCTTTCTACCCCCGGATTGCCCCAGAGCCAAGTCATGCAGCAATTTCTGGTGCCAGCAGCACGCAAGCTACGTCCTCCAGGTCTTCCTCCGCCCACTTACATCATGAGGAGCCCATGGAAGTCGAAATGGAGTCACTACATTCCCAGCAGCAATAG
- the cdca9 gene encoding borealin-2 isoform X1: protein MPLRRTKNSGNNLLKEKLSREMRQSRLTLFIQQFEKEAQERMNELEAKMENMLATVDKVFKVEVMKMPPSLQKTLIGDLICEEISASDVSIAMKNESLEMPQPLRRVHSKRVKSTDSSPGQSSPAQRPSSKTSKGGKGTKRTRTLVGSNSTGNLTGSSVSVKRTQSRVTKTNEQTRSTKPKLRSVVSAGDLHCSMIGSAAHITVTTALGQTVCFSEETKDEINLDVLDDVAWCQIQKLTSLMDYLSRRSRCLQ from the exons ATGCCGCTGAGACGGACGAAAAACTCAGGAAACAACCTTTTGAAAGAGAAGCTGAGCCGAGAGATGCGACAGAGTAGACTGACTCTCTTTATCCAGCAGTTTGAGAAAGAAG CACAGGAGCGTATGAACGAGTTAGAAGCCAAAATGGAGAACATGTTGGCAACAGTGGACAAAGTCTTCAAAGTGGAGGTGATGAAGATGCCTCCTTCGCTTCAAAAAACGCTCATAGGGGATTTAATATGCG AGGAAATCTCAGCAAGTGATGTGTCAATTGCCATGAAG AATGAGTCCCTCGAGATGCCGCAGCCCCTCAGGAGGGTACACAGTAAAAGAG TTAAATCAACCGATTCCTCACCAGGTCAGTCCAGCCCAGCCCAGAGGCCCTCATCCAAGACCTCTAAG gGAGGAAAGGGGACAAAAAGGACCAGAACATTAGTTGGCAGTAACAGCACTGGAAATCTCAC CGGCTCCTCTGTCAGTGTCAAAAGAACTCAAAGCCGCGTGACCAAGACCAACGAGCAGACCAGATCGACCAAACCTAAACTCAG GTCTGTTGTCTCTGCTGGTGATCTGCACTGTTCAATGATAGGCTCTGCTGCACACATCACTGTCACCACAGCACTGGGACAG ACTGTCTGCTTCTCTGAAGAGACCAAGGATGAAATAAACTTGGACGTGCTGGATGATGTGGCATGGTGTCAAATTCAGAAGCTCACG AGTTTGATGGATTATCTGTCGAGACGAAGTCGCTGCCTGCAATGA
- the cdca9 gene encoding borealin-2 isoform X2 yields MAAISAMSVCSRSRHKAQERMNELEAKMENMLATVDKVFKVEVMKMPPSLQKTLIGDLICEEISASDVSIAMKNESLEMPQPLRRVHSKRVKSTDSSPGQSSPAQRPSSKTSKGGKGTKRTRTLVGSNSTGNLTGSSVSVKRTQSRVTKTNEQTRSTKPKLRSVVSAGDLHCSMIGSAAHITVTTALGQTVCFSEETKDEINLDVLDDVAWCQIQKLTSLMDYLSRRSRCLQ; encoded by the exons atggcagccatctctgccatgtcagtctgcagccgatcccgacatAAAG CACAGGAGCGTATGAACGAGTTAGAAGCCAAAATGGAGAACATGTTGGCAACAGTGGACAAAGTCTTCAAAGTGGAGGTGATGAAGATGCCTCCTTCGCTTCAAAAAACGCTCATAGGGGATTTAATATGCG AGGAAATCTCAGCAAGTGATGTGTCAATTGCCATGAAG AATGAGTCCCTCGAGATGCCGCAGCCCCTCAGGAGGGTACACAGTAAAAGAG TTAAATCAACCGATTCCTCACCAGGTCAGTCCAGCCCAGCCCAGAGGCCCTCATCCAAGACCTCTAAG gGAGGAAAGGGGACAAAAAGGACCAGAACATTAGTTGGCAGTAACAGCACTGGAAATCTCAC CGGCTCCTCTGTCAGTGTCAAAAGAACTCAAAGCCGCGTGACCAAGACCAACGAGCAGACCAGATCGACCAAACCTAAACTCAG GTCTGTTGTCTCTGCTGGTGATCTGCACTGTTCAATGATAGGCTCTGCTGCACACATCACTGTCACCACAGCACTGGGACAG ACTGTCTGCTTCTCTGAAGAGACCAAGGATGAAATAAACTTGGACGTGCTGGATGATGTGGCATGGTGTCAAATTCAGAAGCTCACG AGTTTGATGGATTATCTGTCGAGACGAAGTCGCTGCCTGCAATGA